One genomic segment of Rhodopirellula islandica includes these proteins:
- the rpiB gene encoding ribose 5-phosphate isomerase B — MSQNAESVSPIRLAVGGDHAGFALKQLVVERFGSQVASLIDCGTDDETSCDYPDFAVEVAERINSGEADRGLLICGSGVGVSVAANKITGIRAAICHDTYSAHQGVEHDDMNVLCIGGRIIGSELAYEIISSFLKANYTPEERHQRRLNKILALECD, encoded by the coding sequence ATGTCGCAAAATGCGGAATCCGTCTCGCCCATTCGCCTGGCTGTTGGTGGCGACCATGCCGGTTTCGCTCTGAAACAACTCGTTGTCGAGCGTTTTGGATCGCAGGTCGCCAGCCTGATCGACTGCGGGACCGATGACGAGACCTCCTGTGACTACCCCGATTTCGCCGTCGAAGTCGCGGAGCGAATCAACAGCGGAGAAGCCGACCGCGGCCTCCTGATTTGTGGCAGTGGTGTCGGCGTCAGCGTCGCCGCCAACAAGATCACTGGTATCCGGGCCGCCATCTGCCACGACACCTATTCCGCTCACCAGGGCGTGGAGCACGACGACATGAACGTGCTGTGCATCGGCGGCCGGATCATCGGCAGCGAACTGGCCTACGAGATCATCTCATCGTTCCTGAAGGCCAACTACACGCCCGAAGAACGTCACCAACGTCGCCTCAACAAAATCCTGGCACTCGAGTGCGACTGA
- a CDS encoding DUF1559 domain-containing protein: MSFFHRNHSRLRPRSRFHHGKQTGFTLVELLVVIAIIGILVGLLLPAVQAAREAARRMSCSNNLKQLALGLHNYESSFQQFPPGYLHKFGEPGAMYLANHQGFSWGSAILPHIEQAALYDTIHFDRPTFDIENLSARETSLPTFLCPSDTYSEGEFVVRDDTLTPILQYAGASYAANWGPSTAAVNLDDTPLESDGVFFRNSNLRHADILDGLSNTLALGERTNGPLPVSTPSPGGHSHFETAWFAAVHDRDEFEDDHGHMVLFETQFRPNQLDGDDKGLSAPHVGLAQFALCDGSVRAITQEIDAEIYNALGSRNGGEVIDSNGF, from the coding sequence ATGTCCTTCTTTCACCGAAACCACTCTCGTCTCCGCCCCCGCAGTCGATTCCATCATGGCAAGCAAACCGGATTCACCCTGGTCGAATTGTTGGTCGTGATCGCCATCATTGGCATCCTGGTCGGGCTCTTGTTGCCAGCCGTGCAGGCTGCCCGCGAAGCTGCCCGGCGAATGTCGTGCAGCAACAACCTGAAACAACTCGCGTTGGGGCTCCACAACTACGAATCGAGCTTCCAACAGTTTCCGCCGGGATACCTGCACAAATTCGGCGAACCAGGAGCGATGTATCTTGCCAACCACCAAGGTTTTTCTTGGGGAAGTGCGATCCTGCCCCATATCGAACAAGCAGCCCTGTACGACACGATCCACTTCGATCGACCCACCTTTGACATCGAGAACTTGTCTGCACGAGAAACATCGCTTCCCACTTTCCTATGTCCGTCGGACACCTATTCCGAAGGAGAGTTTGTCGTCCGTGATGACACCCTGACACCGATCCTTCAATATGCCGGTGCGTCGTATGCGGCGAACTGGGGTCCATCCACTGCAGCGGTCAATTTGGACGACACGCCGCTGGAAAGTGACGGGGTGTTCTTTCGCAACAGCAACTTGAGGCATGCGGACATTCTTGATGGGCTGTCCAACACGTTGGCGTTGGGGGAACGAACCAACGGCCCGCTTCCCGTCAGCACGCCATCCCCCGGCGGACACAGCCATTTCGAAACCGCCTGGTTCGCTGCCGTGCACGACCGAGATGAGTTCGAAGACGACCATGGTCACATGGTACTTTTCGAAACTCAATTTCGTCCGAACCAACTCGATGGCGATGACAAGGGGCTCTCGGCTCCTCATGTCGGTCTCGCTCAGTTCGCGTTGTGCGACGGCAGCGTGCGTGCGATCACGCAAGAAATCGATGCAGAAATCTATAACGCCCTCGGCAGCCGGAATGGGGGTGAAGTCATCGATTCCAACGGTTTCTGA
- a CDS encoding lipase family protein: protein MWHNEDADLFIRNGVSQMSEPSDALELKPIAGVVQDPNEVPVVVHSDVKGAIEDMTFLQKSLLFAELAMVAYNDRREATVAAAMIGFPDVTFFDHDGSQAYRFRNDQDCVIACRGTEPNEWNDIRADANAASVLAETAGKVHRGFKTEVDDLWPMLETALVGNEQPVWFCGHSLGGAMATICAGRCYLSHIQSVPRGLFTYGSPRVGDKRYINFVQLPHYRYVNNNDVVTRVPPAWMGYRHCGTEVYINRNGRIGHLGMIRKRRDRWHGFLRGLRRFRIDHFSDHPLHNYIDPILEAVRDEQDAMGRGESPVDASDLTGQKSETEAS from the coding sequence ATGTGGCACAATGAGGACGCTGATCTTTTCATTCGAAATGGAGTTTCTCAGATGAGCGAACCATCTGATGCACTGGAACTGAAGCCTATCGCTGGCGTTGTCCAGGATCCCAACGAAGTCCCGGTGGTCGTCCACAGCGACGTCAAAGGGGCAATCGAGGACATGACGTTTCTCCAAAAGTCACTGCTCTTCGCTGAGCTTGCGATGGTCGCTTACAACGATCGGCGTGAAGCCACTGTCGCAGCGGCGATGATCGGCTTCCCCGATGTCACGTTCTTTGATCACGACGGTTCGCAGGCATACCGCTTTCGCAACGATCAAGATTGCGTGATTGCCTGTCGCGGCACCGAACCGAACGAATGGAACGACATTCGAGCGGACGCAAACGCCGCCTCGGTCTTGGCTGAAACAGCTGGCAAAGTTCACCGCGGGTTCAAAACCGAGGTCGACGACCTGTGGCCGATGCTCGAGACTGCGTTGGTCGGCAATGAGCAACCGGTTTGGTTCTGCGGCCATTCGCTGGGTGGTGCCATGGCAACCATCTGTGCGGGGCGATGTTATCTGTCCCACATCCAATCGGTACCACGAGGGTTGTTCACCTACGGGAGTCCCCGTGTCGGTGACAAACGATATATCAATTTCGTTCAGTTGCCCCACTATCGCTACGTCAATAACAACGACGTTGTGACCCGCGTCCCACCCGCTTGGATGGGTTATCGGCACTGCGGCACGGAAGTGTATATCAATCGAAACGGGCGGATCGGTCACTTGGGGATGATCCGAAAACGACGGGACCGCTGGCACGGGTTCTTGCGTGGCCTGAGGCGGTTTCGAATCGATCACTTCAGCGACCATCCGCTGCACAACTACATCGATCCCATCTTGGAAGCCGTTCGCGACGAGCAGGATGCGATGGGGCGTGGCGAAAGCCCCGTCGATGCTTCAGACTTGACGGGACAAAAATCTGAAACCGAAGCCTCCTGA
- a CDS encoding AAA family ATPase encodes MNSPSPNPSENRPSQPSASDRFAREPEVVQIGGVELKLAHPYEAASDWIGQHELLMQLLACWLTVDESDLPLTPRLIGSPGVGKTQLAIAATKRQGLPLYIYQCTADTRPEDLLITPVLSRGGEIAYHASPLVTAMITGGVCILDEGNRMNEKSWASLAPLFDSRRYVESIVAGITIPASDEFRSAVTMNQDESTFEIPDYILSRLQPTLQVGFPNKQDEMAILQYHLPFAEPEMLALTVDFLQRSHELKLDFSPRDGINLLRFAIKRMKQNPSHPVAHDAAWQEALEKCLGDEAVDLESLAERRKRTLGGDAVPLGLADLFFDADDPLHPDREDEDDDDLI; translated from the coding sequence ATGAATTCGCCTTCGCCGAATCCATCCGAAAACCGCCCTTCGCAACCATCCGCCTCCGATCGCTTCGCACGCGAACCGGAGGTCGTTCAAATTGGCGGCGTCGAACTCAAACTGGCTCATCCCTATGAGGCGGCCAGTGACTGGATTGGCCAGCACGAACTGCTGATGCAGTTGCTGGCGTGCTGGTTGACGGTGGACGAATCGGATCTCCCGCTCACCCCTCGCTTGATCGGTTCCCCAGGGGTCGGCAAGACTCAGCTGGCGATTGCCGCCACCAAACGCCAGGGGCTGCCCCTGTACATCTACCAGTGCACCGCGGACACACGCCCCGAGGATTTGCTGATCACCCCCGTGCTCAGCCGCGGTGGCGAGATCGCCTACCACGCATCGCCACTGGTCACCGCCATGATCACGGGCGGCGTTTGCATTCTGGACGAAGGCAACCGCATGAACGAAAAGTCATGGGCCTCGCTGGCACCGCTTTTTGATAGTCGCCGCTATGTCGAATCAATCGTTGCGGGAATCACGATCCCCGCCTCCGACGAATTCCGTTCGGCCGTGACGATGAATCAGGACGAGTCGACATTTGAGATTCCCGACTACATCCTCAGTCGGCTGCAACCAACGCTGCAGGTAGGGTTCCCTAACAAGCAAGACGAGATGGCGATCCTGCAGTACCACCTGCCGTTCGCCGAGCCAGAAATGCTCGCATTGACCGTCGATTTCTTGCAGCGGTCCCACGAGCTGAAACTGGATTTCTCTCCGCGAGACGGCATCAACCTGCTGCGATTCGCGATCAAGCGGATGAAACAAAACCCATCGCACCCGGTCGCCCACGATGCCGCCTGGCAAGAAGCCCTGGAGAAATGCCTGGGCGACGAAGCCGTTGACTTGGAATCCCTCGCAGAACGCCGCAAACGCACCCTCGGCGGCGACGCCGTCCCCTTGGGGCTCGCAGACCTCTTCTTCGACGCCGACGACCCACTGCACCCCGATCGCGAAGACGAGGACGACGACGACCTGATTTAG
- the xerC gene encoding tyrosine recombinase XerC — translation MRTAITRFLQHMATERNASDLTIKAYREDLFAFAEWIGQSDIGRVQLDSLTPQQLRKFQAALQQAGYARSTISRKLASLRSFFKFAMREGLASSNPAKPLRNPRSNRKLPHVLTSDEVGRLLVAPPAISEAGLRDRAILETMYSSGLRVSELVGLRDGDLDFSQGITRVRGKGRKERISPLGSFAIKAIQAYAGRRSRSPESEKLGRSAPVFVNRFGNILTTRSVGRMLEKYIAKAELDARTSPHTLRHSFATHLLDRGADIRSVQELLGHKSLTTTQIYTHVSATNLRQVYEKAHPRSA, via the coding sequence TTGCGCACGGCAATCACTCGATTTCTGCAGCACATGGCGACCGAACGCAACGCGTCAGATTTGACGATCAAAGCGTACCGGGAAGACTTGTTCGCCTTCGCGGAATGGATCGGTCAGTCAGACATCGGTCGGGTCCAGCTGGACTCGCTGACACCGCAGCAGTTGCGGAAATTTCAGGCAGCGCTTCAGCAGGCGGGTTACGCTCGCAGCACGATCTCTCGAAAACTGGCTTCGCTGCGAAGTTTCTTCAAGTTCGCGATGCGGGAAGGGCTGGCGAGCAGCAACCCGGCCAAGCCGCTGCGGAATCCACGCAGCAATCGGAAGCTTCCGCATGTCTTGACCAGTGACGAGGTGGGGCGATTGTTGGTCGCACCACCGGCAATCAGCGAAGCGGGACTTCGCGACCGAGCGATCCTGGAGACGATGTATTCGTCAGGCCTGCGGGTCAGCGAATTGGTGGGGCTGCGCGATGGTGACTTGGATTTCTCGCAAGGGATCACGCGGGTTCGCGGGAAAGGTCGCAAGGAACGCATCAGCCCGTTGGGATCTTTCGCGATCAAGGCGATCCAGGCTTATGCCGGTCGTCGCAGTCGATCGCCGGAGTCGGAGAAGCTGGGCCGATCAGCGCCGGTGTTCGTCAATCGGTTTGGCAACATCCTGACCACTCGCAGCGTGGGGCGGATGCTGGAGAAATACATCGCCAAGGCGGAGTTGGATGCCCGAACCAGTCCTCACACGTTGCGTCATTCGTTCGCGACTCATTTGCTTGATCGCGGCGCGGACATTCGCAGTGTCCAAGAACTACTTGGCCACAAGTCGCTGACGACCACGCAGATCTACACGCATGTCAGCGCGACGAATCTGCGGCAGGTCTATGAGAAGGCTCACCCTCGCTCGGCATAA
- a CDS encoding prolyl oligopeptidase family serine peptidase — translation MASVSPLLADGPADNQAENVRPIPPPGIDLDTDPLDSLRSKATLVRDRWQQLVEAAASPKPNTTEMARLLDLEPEVLVFPRAVEMSIEQSIFYSPKALADAERLLNMANDRIDRIAAGASWAEVVGLETSNKNQLIAGGYRSKIDDSFQPYGVVVPANVNAVDALPIRLDIWLHGRGEKSSELAFLSKHSNDPDRYRAGNEPMPESAIVAHPYGRYSNAFKFAGEIDVLELRDYLQRRVAIDDRRIAIRGFSMGGAGCWQFATHYADQFFAATPGAGFSETPWFLKVFQGEDAAGTAPSHQKMLWQLYDCPPWASNLRNLPTIAYSGEIDRQKQAADVMESALSEQGIDLVHLIGPQTAHEIHPDAQQEIARRLDLIERQVAPGVPRNVHLTTLTLRYSRMHWIEVTGMEQHWTPATIDASVLTKPAGDDDQIMIECEKVTRLRVNFDAGQWPGKPSGRIGVMINGNQVVDTNTGPMVGSDRSLAAEFMFDGTWKVATDDSASIRKRPGLQGPIDDALMDRFVFVLPSGTSEDPVVEQWIQDESKHAMDHWRLHFRGDVRVVQDTDVNAEMMADQNVILFGDASSNQVIAKLLPQLPLQWTKDRISIGTNQVSRAGHVPVMIYPNTESPNHYVVINSGFTFREYDYLNNARQTPKLPDWAFLDVSEGSTSRDPGKVIAAGFFDESWQPK, via the coding sequence ATGGCATCCGTCTCCCCTTTGCTAGCCGATGGACCGGCTGACAACCAAGCTGAAAACGTGCGTCCGATCCCACCACCCGGAATCGACCTCGACACCGATCCACTGGACTCGCTGCGATCCAAGGCAACCTTGGTTCGTGACCGTTGGCAACAACTGGTCGAGGCCGCAGCCTCCCCCAAACCAAACACCACCGAAATGGCCCGGTTGCTGGACCTCGAACCCGAGGTCTTGGTGTTTCCACGGGCGGTCGAGATGTCCATCGAGCAATCGATTTTCTACTCACCGAAAGCATTGGCCGACGCGGAGCGATTGCTAAACATGGCCAACGATCGCATTGATCGAATCGCGGCCGGTGCCTCCTGGGCCGAGGTGGTGGGACTGGAAACGAGCAACAAAAACCAACTGATTGCAGGTGGCTATCGATCCAAGATCGACGATTCGTTTCAACCCTACGGTGTCGTCGTCCCAGCGAACGTGAATGCCGTTGACGCGCTGCCCATCCGCTTGGACATCTGGTTGCACGGGCGAGGCGAAAAGTCGTCTGAGTTGGCGTTCTTGAGCAAACACAGCAACGATCCGGATCGCTACCGGGCCGGCAATGAACCGATGCCCGAGTCCGCGATCGTGGCCCATCCCTATGGTCGCTACAGCAACGCGTTTAAGTTTGCGGGAGAGATCGATGTCCTCGAGCTTCGCGATTATTTGCAACGCCGCGTTGCCATCGATGATCGACGCATCGCGATCCGAGGGTTTTCGATGGGTGGCGCGGGATGCTGGCAATTCGCGACGCACTATGCGGATCAGTTTTTTGCGGCCACGCCCGGCGCTGGTTTTTCAGAGACGCCATGGTTCCTAAAAGTGTTCCAAGGCGAAGACGCGGCCGGGACCGCTCCCTCCCATCAAAAAATGTTGTGGCAGCTTTACGACTGCCCGCCCTGGGCGAGCAACCTGCGGAATTTGCCAACGATCGCGTACAGCGGCGAAATCGACCGCCAGAAACAAGCCGCTGACGTGATGGAATCAGCGTTGTCAGAACAAGGAATCGACTTGGTGCATTTGATCGGTCCACAAACCGCTCACGAGATCCATCCCGATGCTCAACAAGAAATTGCCAGACGGCTGGATTTGATCGAACGACAGGTTGCACCTGGTGTCCCCCGCAACGTCCACCTGACAACGCTGACCTTGCGTTACTCGCGGATGCACTGGATCGAAGTCACTGGAATGGAGCAGCACTGGACGCCAGCAACGATCGATGCATCCGTGCTGACCAAACCCGCTGGTGACGACGATCAGATCATGATCGAGTGCGAAAAGGTGACTCGATTGCGAGTGAACTTTGATGCCGGCCAATGGCCGGGAAAACCATCTGGACGCATTGGCGTGATGATCAATGGCAACCAAGTCGTTGATACCAACACCGGTCCAATGGTGGGATCGGATCGATCGCTCGCGGCTGAGTTCATGTTCGACGGAACGTGGAAGGTTGCCACCGATGATTCCGCATCGATTCGCAAACGACCTGGTTTGCAGGGTCCCATCGACGATGCCTTGATGGATCGATTTGTGTTTGTGCTGCCATCAGGAACCTCTGAAGATCCCGTCGTCGAGCAATGGATCCAGGATGAATCCAAGCACGCGATGGACCATTGGCGACTGCACTTCCGCGGCGACGTGCGTGTCGTCCAAGACACCGATGTGAACGCAGAGATGATGGCGGATCAAAACGTGATTTTGTTTGGTGATGCCAGCAGCAACCAAGTGATCGCCAAACTGTTGCCTCAACTGCCGCTGCAGTGGACCAAGGACAGAATCAGCATCGGCACCAATCAGGTCAGCCGTGCTGGACATGTGCCAGTGATGATCTATCCCAACACAGAAAGCCCGAATCACTACGTCGTGATCAACAGCGGATTCACGTTTCGCGAGTACGACTATTTGAACAATGCTCGCCAGACCCCCAAGCTACCCGACTGGGCGTTCTTGGATGTCAGCGAAGGTTCCACGTCCCGCGACCCTGGCAAGGTGATCGCGGCGGGCTTCTTCGATGAATCATGGCAACCGAAGTGA